From the genome of Candidatus Deferrimicrobium borealis:
TCCTGTTGCGTGTTCGCAGGGATAGAGGAGTTTGGCCGTCAACGCGGGCGACCACCGGCGCGTTCATGGGGGCCTCCCTGGATTTAGCCGGCCTTCTCAAGGGCGGCGCTCTTGGAAGCAATCACGCCCATGAGCTCGTTCCACGAATTGACGAAAGACTTGGCCCCTTCGTCCTGAAGCCTTGCGGCCAGGTCATCGATGTCGATGCCGGCCGCACCGAACCGGTTCAATACGGTTTCGCAATCGCCGCCGTCGGCCGACATGATTTCGCGGAGGTCCCCGTGATCGGCGAGCGCTTTCAACGTTCCCTCGGGCATCGTGTTCACCGTGAAAGGTGCAGCCAACGCTTTGATATAAAGCACATCGGGCGCCTTGGGATCCTTGGTTCCGGTGCTCGCCCACAGCAGGCGCTGCGGACGGGCGCCGGCGTTATAGATCCGCTGCCACCGCGGCGAGCCGAGCAGGTCGCGGTACGCCCGGTAATTGCGCTGGGCGATAGCGATACCGAGCCTGTTGTTCAGCGCGGCCGGCACCTTGCCTGCGACTGCGGCATCCCAGCGGCTGACGAAAACCGAAGCCACGGAACCGACATCGGGCCTGAGTCCGGCATCGATGCGCCGCTCGACCCCGCGCAAGAAAGCCTCGGCCGCGGCGACGTACTGCTCGCGGGAAAACAGTAGCGTGACGTTGATCGGCACGCCGGCGAAAATCGCCTCTTCGATCGCCGGCAAACCTTCCTTCGTGCCGGGAATCTTGATGAACAGGTTCGGACGCCCCGCCCGGTCGTGCAGAGTCTTGGCCGCAGCGAGAGTGCTGGCGGTGTCGTGGGCGAGCAGGGGCGAGACCTCCAACGATACCCACCCGTCGACGCCGTTGGTCCGTTCGTAGATGGGTTGGAAAAGATCGGCGGCGCGGGTGAGGTCCTCGAGAGCCAGCCCGAAGAACAGTTCCTCGCCCGACTTGCCCTCGTCGAGCTTATTGCGGATGGCGGCGTCGTAGGCCTTGCTGTTTTTGATCGCATGGTCGAAGATCGTCGGATTCGAAGTGAGCCCGGTCACCGACAGCTCTTCGATGTATCCCTTGAGTGTGCCGCTGTCGAGCAAGTCGCGGGTAATGTTGTCCAGCCAGAGACTCTGGCCCAGGTTGTGGAGCAGTCGGGTGGCTTTCATCGCGTCACCTCCTCGGAAATCCGAACCGGCTGTGGACTTGGGGTCACGGCACGGCCTCCACCCTTTCGCCCGCCGGCGGACCTGGAAGCCGGCACAGGCGGTTTGAGGACTCGGTCAAGTCCCGCAGCGAGTCGAAGGCTGGAGCGGAGATCATCTCTTCGGTACAGCGCCAGGTCCAGTTGCCTTCCGCGCGGCCGGGGACATTCATTCGGGCCTCCGGCCCGAGGTTGAGCAGATCTTGCAGGGGGGCGACGGCGAGCGCAGCCGAGGATGACCACGCCAGGCGCATCAACTCCCGGGAGACATGGCCGCCTTCCCGCTCCGGCGACTGAAGATAACGCCACAAGTTTTGCCGCTGGTGCGCCGGCAGCTCTTCATACCATCCCCGGCTCGTGGGGTTATCATGGGTGCCGGTATAAACGACTGTATTGGGGACGTAGTTGTGGGGGAGGTACGGGTTATCGGAGGGACCGTCGAAGGCAAACTGCAGGACCCGTGTCCCGGGCACGCGGAACCGGTCGCGGAGGGCAGAAACGTCCGGCGTGATCAAGCCGAGATCCTCCGCAATGAACGGCAGCACGCCCAACTCTCTCTTTACCGCGCTGAAGAAATCAGCGCCTGGACCCGGGACCCACTGGCCGGATTGAGCCGTGGTTGCCCCGGCCGGTACGTGCCAGGCGGCCGCGAACCCGCGAAAATGATCCAGACGGATCGCGTCCACGTGGGCGAGAAGCGAACGGATGCGATCGATGCACCAGCGATAGCCGGTCCGACGCAGGGCGTCCCAGTTGTAGACGGGGTTGCCCC
Proteins encoded in this window:
- the tal gene encoding transaldolase, with product MKATRLLHNLGQSLWLDNITRDLLDSGTLKGYIEELSVTGLTSNPTIFDHAIKNSKAYDAAIRNKLDEGKSGEELFFGLALEDLTRAADLFQPIYERTNGVDGWVSLEVSPLLAHDTASTLAAAKTLHDRAGRPNLFIKIPGTKEGLPAIEEAIFAGVPINVTLLFSREQYVAAAEAFLRGVERRIDAGLRPDVGSVASVFVSRWDAAVAGKVPAALNNRLGIAIAQRNYRAYRDLLGSPRWQRIYNAGARPQRLLWASTGTKDPKAPDVLYIKALAAPFTVNTMPEGTLKALADHGDLREIMSADGGDCETVLNRFGAAGIDIDDLAARLQDEGAKSFVNSWNELMGVIASKSAALEKAG